One Brassica napus cultivar Da-Ae chromosome A5, Da-Ae, whole genome shotgun sequence DNA window includes the following coding sequences:
- the LOC106454592 gene encoding protein EARLY FLOWERING 4, giving the protein MKRNGETKRRRNVAEEAEQGGGDPAMWEDLDRNFRQVQSVLDRNRSLIQQVNDNHQSRMADNMSKNVALIQELNGNISKVVSMYSDLNTNFSSAFHGGKNGRDGGGATGTRAN; this is encoded by the coding sequence atgAAGAGGAACGGTGAAACTAAGCGGCGGAGGAACGTGGCGGAAGAGGCGGAGCAGGGAGGAGGAGATCCGGCGATGTGGGAGGATCTTGATCGGAATTTCAGACAAGTGCAATCTGTTTTGGACAGAAACAGATCACTTATCCAGCAAGTCAACGACAATCACCAGTCAAGAATGGCAGATAACATGTCCAAGAACGTTGCTTTGATCCAAGAACTCAACGGAAACATCTCTAAGGTTGTTTCTATGTATTCTGACCTCAACACCAATTTCTCATCGGCGTTTCACGGTGGGAAGAACGGTCGCGACGGTGGTGGTGCTACCGGAACCAGAGCTAATTAA
- the LOC106450830 gene encoding mucin-17-like, whose translation MNRSFRAHESRLLDSAARQRQQLRASMMAEKDEELSLFLEMRRREKEQDSLLLNNNPDEFESPLGSKPGTSPVFNISSGAAPARKTGPPDDFLNSEGDKNDYEWLLTPPGTPLFPSLEMESHRTMMNQTGDSKGRPATLTSRLANSSSEPAARNHLTSRQPQTSSSNGTTRRPSSSGGPGSRPGSAGGPGSRPATPAGRSSTTLTTNSKSSRPSTPTSRSSTTRPSLTNSRSTASATTKPTPMSRSTSSSRLTPTASKPTTRPAGSTTRSTTSTATTRSAGPSRSTTPLSRSTARSSTPTSSRPTLPPPKTISRSSTPTRRPPSAATTTTSKPSQIKPSSPASKPTPSKTTPAAASRAPSPTVRSRPWKPSDMPGFSLETPPNLRTTLPERPLSATRGRPGAPSPRSNSVELAGGGRPRRQSCSPSRGRAPMYASGSSVPAVNRGYSKANDNVSPVMMGAKMVERVINMRKLAPPRSDEKGSPHGNLSAKSSSPDSAGFGRTLSKKSLDMAIRHMDIRRTIPGNLRPLMTNIPASSMYSVRSGHTRGRPMNVSDSPLATSSNASSEISVYNNNGVCLEAASEKEDDAGSERGCRSPPASLQGR comes from the exons atgaatcGGAGTTTTAGGGCACATGAGTCACGGTTGCTGGATTCAGCAGCGAGGCAGAGGCAACAGCTTAGGGCTTCTATGATGgctgagaaagatgaagagcTTTCTTTGTTTCTCGAGATGAGACGCCGTGAGAAGGAGCAGGATAGTCTCCTTCTCAACAACAACCCTGATGAGTTTGAGTCTCCATTAG GTTCAAAGCCTGGGACTTCACCAGTGTTTAACATCTCAAGTGGTGCTGCTCCAGCAAGGAAGACAGGTCCTCCTGATGATTTTCTCAACTCTGAAGGCGACAAAAATGACTATGAATG GCTTCTGACACCTCCAGGTACTCCTCTATTTCCCTCGCTGGAGATGGAATCACATAGAACTATGATGAATCAGACTGGTGATTCAAAGGGCCGCCCTGCTACATTGACTTCTAGG CTGGCGAATTCATCATCAGAGCCTGCTGCAAGGAACCATCTAACATCTAGACAACCGCAAACTTCCTCTTCTAATGGAACAACTCGGAGACCTTCATCATCTGGAGGACCTGGTTCAAGACCCGGATCAGCTGGAGGACCTGGTTCAAGACCCGCCACACCCGCTGGAAGATCATCAACAACACTGACAACTAACTCAAAATCCTCAAGGCCTTCCACACCCACCTCACGCTCCTCAACTACTCGACCTTCTCTGACTAACTCCAGATCCACTGCATCTGCAACCACTAAGCCTACCCCTATGAGTAGGTCAACAAGTTCATCTAGGCTCACACCTACTGCATCTAAACCAACTACTAGGCCTGCTGGTTCAACAACTAGATCCACCACTAGCACCGCCACCACAAGATCTGCAGGTCCTTCAAGATCCACCACACCTCTCTCAAGATCCACCGCTAGATCTTCAACACCAACTTCTTCAAGACCCACACTTCCTCCTCCTAAAACCATATCAAGATCATCCACACCAACTCGCCGTCCCCCGAGTGCTGCAACCACTACTACATCAAAGCCATCTCAAATCAAACCTTCTTCTCCAGCGTCAAAGCCAACACCATCTAAAACCACTCCCGCCGCTGCATCACGTGCCCCTTCTCCTACAGTGAGGTCAAGGCCATGGAAGCCATCAGACATGCCTGGCTTCTCACTAGAGACTCCTCCGAATCTAAGAACAACACTACCAGAAAGACCACTCTCGGCGACAAGAGGCAGGCCAGGAGCTCCAAGCCCTCGTTCTAATTCAGTTGAGCTAGCAGGAGGAGGAAGACCGAGAAGGCAGTCATGTTCGCCGTCAAGAGGAAGAGCGCCGATGTACGCTAGCGGCAGCTCTGTCCCTGCGGTTAACCGTGGATATTCGAAAGCTAATGACAATGTTAGTCCTGTCATGATGGGTGCAAAGATGGTGGAAAGAGTCATAAACATGCGGAAACTAGCTCCTCCTAGATCAGATGAAAAGGGCTCTCCTCATGGTAACTTGTCTGCAAAGTCCTCGTCGCCGGATAGTGCAGGATTTGGAAGAACACTCTCCAAGAAGTCCCTTGACATGGCAATAAGACACATG GATATACGTAGGACAATACCAGGGAACCTGAGACCTTTGATGACAAACATTCCAGCATCGTCAATGTACAGTGTGAGATCTGGACATACTCGTGGCAGACCGATGAATGTTTCAGACTCTCCACTAGCGACAAGCAGCAACGCGAGCTCAGAGATCAGTGTGTACAACAACAATGGCGTTTGCTTAGAAGCAGCTAGCGAGAAGGAAGATGACGCTGGTAGCGAGAGAGGTTGCAGGTCTCCTCCTGCTAGCTTACAAGGGAGATAG
- the LOC106450831 gene encoding clathrin light chain 2 produces the protein MSVFDDSFVILGDDASESVPVSAYDGSVHVDDSTDDVFAAPSSDYGGYSNGADVFGSNGGHDGPILPPPSDMESDEGAALREWRRQNAIQLEEKEKREKELRNQIIEEANQFKEEFHKKRELACENNKAANREKEKLYVETQEKFYAEASKNYWKAIAELVPKEVPTIEKRRGKKKEDDPKKPTISVIQGPKPGKPTDLSRMRQILLKLKQNPPAHLKLAPQPPSEAAAPPKNVPETKPTEAVAAT, from the exons ATGTCTGTATTTGATGATTCGTTCGTTATACTCGGAGACGATGCATCTGAGTCCGTTCCGGTCTCAGCCTACGACGGTTCTGTCCACGTAGATGACTCCACCGATGACGTTTTCGCTGCACCTTCTTCTGATTACGGCGGTTACTCTAACGGAGCTGACGTCTTCGGATCAAACGGTGGTCACGACGGTCCTATCTTGCCACCGCCTTCGGATATGGAGTCTGATGAGGGAGCTGCTCTCAGAGAGTGGAGAAG ACAGAATGCAATTCAACttgaggagaaggagaagagagaaaaggagtTGCGGAACCAAATAATTGAGGAAGCTAACCAGTTCAAAGAGGAGTTCCATAAGAAGAGGGAGTTAGCTTGTGAAAACAACAAAGCAGCCAACAGGGAGAAAGAAAAG CTGTATGTGGAGACCCAAGAGAAGTTCTACGCGGAAGCCAGCAAGAACTACTGGAAGGCAATAGCGGAGCTAGTTCCTAAAGAGGTTCCTACTATAGAGAAAAgaagagggaagaagaaagaggaCGATCCCAAGAAGCCTACAATCTCTGTGATTCAAGGTCCTAAGCCTGGCAAGCCAACAGACCTCTCAAGGATGAGACAGATCTTGCTGAAACTCAAACAGAACCCACCTGCTCACCTGAAACTCGCTCCTCAACCTCCATCAGAGGCAGCTGCTCCTCCAAAGAATGTTCCTGAAACCAAGCCCACCGAGGCTGTTGCTGCTACTTGA
- the LOC106450829 gene encoding proline-, glutamic acid- and leucine-rich protein 1-like isoform X2: protein MSLLFSFWKRAKVSIFLWIAVMAPRGRRKAGLTRADAARDAMRAFGFAERLINVCIKELLEVYGEGGWFLIEECSYSVLLHKCLEKSDEQDKNLAEDGIEERAEEQNLEMADAEEQEQEDNEMVEAEQDQNQEMVEAGQDQNVEMVEAGGQEPTPQLEEKQKEQEQQVEDGRGDVGSNSTSLVGGVAETGAKTCQTEALSTTSVTDILDSSSPAGEASVIDYVSPAADASGGFAQRPAEGVKSSGCGGWISDSDEDEDPDAVSVGDDDEIIQLTPEPLCEELEELVKELQGEKKKKRTRWED, encoded by the exons GATAGCTGTAATGGCGCCTAGAGGAAGGAGAAAG GCTGGACTGACGAGAGCGGATGCAGCACGAGATGCCATGAGAGCTTTTGGCTTTGCGGAGCGTCTTATCAATGTCTGCATCAAGGAGTTGCTTGAG GTGTATGGCGAGGGAGGGTGGTTTCTGATCGAAGAGTGTAGTTACTCGGTGCTGTTACACAAGTGCCTTGAAAAGTCAGATGAGCAAGACAAGAACTTGGCTGAAGATGGGATTGAAGAGAGGGCTGAGGAACAAAACCTTGAGATGGCTGATGctgaagaacaagaacaagaagacaATGAGATGGTTGAGGCCGAACAAGACCAAAACCAAGAGATGGTTGAGGCAGGACAGGACCAAAACGTGGAGATGGTTGAGGCAGGAGGACAAGAACCAACGCCTCAgctagaagaaaaacaaaag GAACAAGAGCAGCAGGTTGAGGATGGAAGAGGCGATGTCGGTAGCAACTCAACATCTCTGGTGGGAGGTGTTGCCGAGACAGGTGCAAAGACTTGTCAGACCGAAGCTTTATCAACCACCAGCGTGACAGACATCTTGGACTCATCATCGCCAGCAGGAGAAGCATCAGTGATAGATTATGTATCACCAGCAGCAGATGCATCAGGAGGCTTTGCACAACGTCCTGCTGAAG GTGTCAAGAGTTCCGGATGTGGAGGATGGATAAGTGATTCGGATGAGGATGAGGATCCAGATGCTGTTAGTGTTGGCGATGATGATGAGATCATTCAGCTGACTCCAGAACCGCTCTGTGAAGAGCTTGAGGAGCTGGTCAAGGAACTACagggggagaagaagaagaagaggactaGGTGGGAAGACTAA
- the LOC106450829 gene encoding proline-, glutamic acid- and leucine-rich protein 1-like isoform X1, producing MSLLFSFWKRAKVSIFLWIAVMAPRGRRKKAGLTRADAARDAMRAFGFAERLINVCIKELLEVYGEGGWFLIEECSYSVLLHKCLEKSDEQDKNLAEDGIEERAEEQNLEMADAEEQEQEDNEMVEAEQDQNQEMVEAGQDQNVEMVEAGGQEPTPQLEEKQKEQEQQVEDGRGDVGSNSTSLVGGVAETGAKTCQTEALSTTSVTDILDSSSPAGEASVIDYVSPAADASGGFAQRPAEGVKSSGCGGWISDSDEDEDPDAVSVGDDDEIIQLTPEPLCEELEELVKELQGEKKKKRTRWED from the exons GATAGCTGTAATGGCGCCTAGAGGAAGGAGAAAG AAGGCTGGACTGACGAGAGCGGATGCAGCACGAGATGCCATGAGAGCTTTTGGCTTTGCGGAGCGTCTTATCAATGTCTGCATCAAGGAGTTGCTTGAG GTGTATGGCGAGGGAGGGTGGTTTCTGATCGAAGAGTGTAGTTACTCGGTGCTGTTACACAAGTGCCTTGAAAAGTCAGATGAGCAAGACAAGAACTTGGCTGAAGATGGGATTGAAGAGAGGGCTGAGGAACAAAACCTTGAGATGGCTGATGctgaagaacaagaacaagaagacaATGAGATGGTTGAGGCCGAACAAGACCAAAACCAAGAGATGGTTGAGGCAGGACAGGACCAAAACGTGGAGATGGTTGAGGCAGGAGGACAAGAACCAACGCCTCAgctagaagaaaaacaaaag GAACAAGAGCAGCAGGTTGAGGATGGAAGAGGCGATGTCGGTAGCAACTCAACATCTCTGGTGGGAGGTGTTGCCGAGACAGGTGCAAAGACTTGTCAGACCGAAGCTTTATCAACCACCAGCGTGACAGACATCTTGGACTCATCATCGCCAGCAGGAGAAGCATCAGTGATAGATTATGTATCACCAGCAGCAGATGCATCAGGAGGCTTTGCACAACGTCCTGCTGAAG GTGTCAAGAGTTCCGGATGTGGAGGATGGATAAGTGATTCGGATGAGGATGAGGATCCAGATGCTGTTAGTGTTGGCGATGATGATGAGATCATTCAGCTGACTCCAGAACCGCTCTGTGAAGAGCTTGAGGAGCTGGTCAAGGAACTACagggggagaagaagaagaagaggactaGGTGGGAAGACTAA
- the LOC106450829 gene encoding proline-, glutamic acid- and leucine-rich protein 1-like isoform X3 has translation MAPRGRRKKAGLTRADAARDAMRAFGFAERLINVCIKELLEVYGEGGWFLIEECSYSVLLHKCLEKSDEQDKNLAEDGIEERAEEQNLEMADAEEQEQEDNEMVEAEQDQNQEMVEAGQDQNVEMVEAGGQEPTPQLEEKQKEQEQQVEDGRGDVGSNSTSLVGGVAETGAKTCQTEALSTTSVTDILDSSSPAGEASVIDYVSPAADASGGFAQRPAEGVKSSGCGGWISDSDEDEDPDAVSVGDDDEIIQLTPEPLCEELEELVKELQGEKKKKRTRWED, from the exons ATGGCGCCTAGAGGAAGGAGAAAG AAGGCTGGACTGACGAGAGCGGATGCAGCACGAGATGCCATGAGAGCTTTTGGCTTTGCGGAGCGTCTTATCAATGTCTGCATCAAGGAGTTGCTTGAG GTGTATGGCGAGGGAGGGTGGTTTCTGATCGAAGAGTGTAGTTACTCGGTGCTGTTACACAAGTGCCTTGAAAAGTCAGATGAGCAAGACAAGAACTTGGCTGAAGATGGGATTGAAGAGAGGGCTGAGGAACAAAACCTTGAGATGGCTGATGctgaagaacaagaacaagaagacaATGAGATGGTTGAGGCCGAACAAGACCAAAACCAAGAGATGGTTGAGGCAGGACAGGACCAAAACGTGGAGATGGTTGAGGCAGGAGGACAAGAACCAACGCCTCAgctagaagaaaaacaaaag GAACAAGAGCAGCAGGTTGAGGATGGAAGAGGCGATGTCGGTAGCAACTCAACATCTCTGGTGGGAGGTGTTGCCGAGACAGGTGCAAAGACTTGTCAGACCGAAGCTTTATCAACCACCAGCGTGACAGACATCTTGGACTCATCATCGCCAGCAGGAGAAGCATCAGTGATAGATTATGTATCACCAGCAGCAGATGCATCAGGAGGCTTTGCACAACGTCCTGCTGAAG GTGTCAAGAGTTCCGGATGTGGAGGATGGATAAGTGATTCGGATGAGGATGAGGATCCAGATGCTGTTAGTGTTGGCGATGATGATGAGATCATTCAGCTGACTCCAGAACCGCTCTGTGAAGAGCTTGAGGAGCTGGTCAAGGAACTACagggggagaagaagaagaagaggactaGGTGGGAAGACTAA